The sequence TGGCAATCAGCGTTTGTGGACCAAGACCGGCTGGGCCTGGCGCCAGGGCACGTGGGACAGCCAGGCGGAGAACAAAGATGTCCGTGAGTGGATCCAGCAGCGCACACCGGACAAGCGCCATGCGCCGATGTGGTGGAGCGACCAGGTGCGCACGCCCAACCGGCCGCTGATGGGCATCAGTTGGTTCGAGGCGATGGCCTACGCGGCCTGGCTCGATGCGCAGTGGCGGGCGCGGGCGGGTGCGGGTCAGTGGCCGGAGCTGCCGGCCGGTTACGTGGTGCGCCTGCCGGACGAGGGGGAATGGGAAAAGGCCGCGCGCGGCGGCGATGACCGCGTCTACCCCTGGGGCAACGAGGCGCCGGATGCAGAGCGAGCCAACATCGAGGGGGCGATCGGCCGGCCCACGGCGGTGGGCATGTACCCGACCGGCGCGACGCCGGCGGGCCTGCTCGACATGAGCGGCAACGTCTGGGAATGGACACGTACGCGCTACCGGCCCTACCCCTACCGGCCGGCCGATGGCCGCAACGAGCCAGAAGCCGAGGGCATGCCCGTGGTGCGGGGCGGTTCCTGGTTCAATTTTCCCAGGAACGCTCGTTGTGCGGTGCGCAGCAGGTTCGTGCCCGACGGCTTCAGCATTAATGTCGGCGTTCGGG comes from Candidatus Amarolinea dominans and encodes:
- a CDS encoding SUMF1/EgtB/PvdO family nonheme iron enzyme — encoded protein: MARYPVTVAQFQPFVEGDGYGNQRLWTKTGWAWRQGTWDSQAENKDVREWIQQRTPDKRHAPMWWSDQVRTPNRPLMGISWFEAMAYAAWLDAQWRARAGAGQWPELPAGYVVRLPDEGEWEKAARGGDDRVYPWGNEAPDAERANIEGAIGRPTAVGMYPTGATPAGLLDMSGNVWEWTRTRYRPYPYRPADGRNEPEAEGMPVVRGGSWFNFPRNARCAVRSRFVPDGFSINVGVRVVVSLAASGF